A single region of the Silene latifolia isolate original U9 population chromosome 8, ASM4854445v1, whole genome shotgun sequence genome encodes:
- the LOC141596015 gene encoding G-type lectin S-receptor-like serine/threonine-protein kinase B120 isoform X3: protein MHLKAAIYIFLLITWFDVEFGSTASNSFTSPQFVKDPETLVSSNAIFQLGFFSPTNSTSRYLGIWFNNKLNSENSLEVVWVANRDSPVKDSSAVFKISDDGNLQVMDAEDKIYWSSNTSTKANSSVVQLLDTGNLILSVQDSNIRIWQSFDNPTDSFLSGTKLTFNKSLHDTKTNIQSWKSNNDPSSGRFRIASLPRDLTEFFIVSDDKPYWRTGPWNGYRFIGTPYSNSEVSSGFNVDDHDGTVDLSFELADKSFWERYVLTYDGILLARIWNDNSSSWESDWQSLDTECDVYSKCGKFAVCDSLKEPICECLRGFTPENVEEWRKGNWTNGCVRRTELQCHIPGSKQDKFLHMKQIKVPDYARWILASADDCQGNCIGDCSCLAYSYYTGVGCMLWNASLIDLQQYSEDGADLFIRLANSELPGESGKKKIITAVCVIFGALFVSIAAFFLWKRMAHKNGKRATPPSLYGQLAAKRAPPPPKETEWQNIFGAAGCSNDFQDLPLFEFTKLADATDNFSEMNKLGQGGFGPVYKGKWEDGQDIAVKRLSSVSGQGQQEFMNEVMVISKLQHKNLVRLLGCSVEGEEKLLVYELVPNKSLDALLFDPQQCKLLDWQKRFNIIKGICRGLLYLHRDSRLRIIHRDLKPSNILLDEELNPKISDFGVARIFGSKQDQANTLRVVGTYGYMSPEYAMEGQFSEKSDVFSLGVLLLEIVSGRRNQKLAQESLNLLTYAWKMWNENNMLSLIDPTILDQRSKVQLFKCIQVGLLCVQEFPEDRPDVPALISMLDVDDAKTLPIPKQPGFTQHRVRFKDEILPNSLEDCSDPETLVSSNAIFQLGFFSPTNSTSRYLGIWFNNKLNSENSLEVVWVANRDSPVKDSSAVFKISDDGDLQVMDAEDKVYWSSNTSSKANNSVVQLLDTGNLILSVQDSNIRIWQSFDNPTDSFLSGTKLTFNKSLHDTKTNIQSWKSNNDPSSGRFRIASLPRDLTEFFIVDGDKPYWRSGPWNGYRFIGIPFSDSEVSSGFNVDDHDGTVDLSFELADKSFWERYVLTYDGILSGRIWNDNSSSWESDWQSLDTECDVYSKCGKFAICDSLKEPICECLRGFTPENVKEWRKGNWTNGCVRRTELQCQVPGSKQDKFLHMKQIKVPDYARWILASADDCQGNCIGDCSCLAYSYYTGVGCMLWNASLIDLQQYSEDGADLFIRLANSELPGESGKKKIITAVCVIFGALFVSIAAFFLWKRMAHKNGKRATPPSLYGQLAAKRAPPPPKETEWQNIFGAAGCSNDFQDLPLFEFTKLADATDNFSEMNKLGQGGFGPVYKGKWEDGQDIAVKRLSSVSGQGQQEFMNEVMVISKLQHKNLVRLLGCSVEGEEKLLVYELVPNKSLDALLFDPQQCKLLDWQKRFNIIKGICRGLLYLHRDSRLRIIHRDLKPSNILLDEELNPKISDFGLARIFGSKQDQANTLRVVGTYGYMSPEYAMEGQFSEKSDVFSLGVLLLEIVSGKRNHKLAQQSFNLLTYVWLCSGLRGCYFCFGWSILPLSWSILGCVDYGSAVPIPGLANCKPYLNQSLLIWWINTFP, encoded by the exons ATGCATCTCAAAGCTGCTATTTACATATTTCTGTTAATTACATGGTTCGATGTCGAGTTTGGTTCAACTGCATCCAATTCTTTTACGTCCCCTCAATTTGTGAAGGACCCGGAAACATTGGTCTCTAGTAATGCTATTTTCCAGCTGGGGTTCTTCAGTCCAACTAACTCGACAAGTCGGTATCTTGGCATATGGTTTAATAACAAGTTGAATTCTGAGAATTCTTTGGAGGTTGTTTGGGTAGCCAACAGAGACAGTCCAGTAAAAGACTCATCTGCCGTCTTCAAAATCTCGGATGACGGGAATCTTCAAGTGATGGATGCTGAGGATAAGATTTATTGGTCGTCAAATACATCAACTAAAGCAAATAGTTCAGTAGTTCAACTGCTAGACACTGGTAACCTTATTTTGTCTGTGCAGGATAGTAATATCAGGATTTGGCAGAGTTTCGACAATCCCACAGATTCATTTTTGTCAGGAACAAAGCTGACCTTTAATAAAAGTTTGCATGATACTAAAACAAACATTCAGTCATGGAAGAGTAATAATGATCCTTCAAGTGGTCGCTTTCGCATTGCTAGTCTTCCACGGGATCTGACGGAATTCTTCATTGTTTCTGACGATAAACCCTATTGGCGTACGGGTCCTTGGAATGGGTATCGTTTTATTGGAACACCTTACTCTAATTCGGAGGTCTCCTCTGGATTTAATGTTGATGATCATGATGGCACAGTGGACTTGTCATTTGAACTGGCGGATAAATCGTTTTGGGAAAGGTATGTTCTGACTTATGATGGGATTCTGTTAGCAAGGATTTGGAATGACAATAGCAGTTCTTGGGAAAGTGACTGGCAGTCTTTGGACACTGAGTGTGATGTTTACAGCAAATGTGGCAAATTTGCGGTTTGtgattctttgaaagaaccgatTTGTGAATGTTTGAGAGGTTTTACACCGGAAAATGTTGAGGAATGGAGGAAAGGAAATTGGACTAATGGGTGTGTTCGGAGAACAGAGCTACAATGCCATATTCCAGGAAGCAAACAAGACAAGTTTTTGCATATGAAGCAGATTAAAGTACCAGATTATGCTCGCTGGATTCTAGCGAGTGCAGATGATTGTCAGGGAAATTGCATTGGTGACTGTTCATGTTTAGCTTATTCATATTATACTGGTGTTGGATGCATGTTATGGAATGCAAGCCTCATTGACCTACAACAGTACTCTGAGGACGGTGCTGATCTTTTCATTCGTTTGGCGAATTCAGAACTACCAG GTGAAAGTGGCAAAAAGAAAATAATTACAGCCGTCTGTGTGATTTTTGGTGCATTATTTGTATCTATAGCAGCGTTCTTCCTGTGGAAGCGAATGGCTCACAAAAATG GAAAGAGAGCTACACCACCGTCACTGTATGGTCAATTGGCAGCAAAGAGAGCTCCACCACCGCCTAAAGAGACTGAATGGCAAAACATTTTTGGCGCGGCAGGTTGTAGTAATGATTTTCAGGATTTGCCATTGTTTGAGTTCACAAAGCTTGCGGATGCAACAGACAACTTTTCGGAAATGAACAAGCTCGGCCAAGGGGGATTTGGCCCGGTGTATAAG GGAAAATGGGAAGATGGGCAAGATATTGCAGTTAAGAGGCTTTCAAGTGTGTCGGGACAAGGGCAACAGGAATTTATGAACGAAGTAATGGTGATCTCAAAACTTCAGCACAAAAACCTTGTAAGATTGCTAGGATGCTCTGTAGAAGGGGAAGAAAAACTACTGGTGTATGAGCTCGTGCCAAATAAAAGCTTGGATGCACTTCTCTTTG ATCCACAACAATGTAAACTGTTGGACTGGCAAAAGCGATTTAACATTATCAAAGGAATTTGTCGAGGCCTACTTTATCTTCATAGAGATTCTAGATTAAGGATTATACACCGAGATTTAAAGCCAAGCAACATTCTGTTAGATGAAGAACTCAATCCAAAGATTTCAGACTTTGGGGTGGCAAGGATCTTTGGTAGCAAACAGGATCAAGCGAACACATTACGAGTCGtgggaaccta TGGTTATATGTCCCCAGAATACGCAATGGAAGGCCAATTTTCTGAGAAATCAGATGTATTCAGTCTCGGAGTATTGCTACTGGAAATCGTCAGTGGCAGACGGAACCAGAAGTTAGCTCAGGAGTCTCTTAACCTCCTAACATAT GCATGGAAAATGTGGAACGAAAACAACATGCTCTCATTGATCGATCCTACAATTCTCGACCAACGCTCTAAAGTGCAGCTTTTTAAGTGCATTCAAGTAGGACTACTATGTGTCCAAGAATTTCCCGAGGACAGGCCAGATGTTCCCGCATTGATTTCCATGCTTGATGTTGATGATGCCAAAACTCTTCCAATTCCGAAGCAACCTGGTTTTACACAACACAGAGTCCGCTTTAAGGATGAAATTCTCCCAAATAGCCTCGAAGATTGTTCG GACCCGGAAACATTGGTCTCTAGCAATGCTATTTTCCAGCTCGGGTTTTTTAGTCCGACTAATTCGACAAGTCGGTATCTTGGCATATGGTTTAATAACAAGTTGAATTCTGAGAATTCTTTGGAGGTTGTTTGGGTAGCCAACAGAGACAGTCCAGTAAAAGACTCATCTGCCGTCTTCAAAATCTCGGATGACGGGGATCTTCAAGTGATGGACGCCGAGGATAAGGTTTATTGGTCATCAAATACATCATCTAAGGCAAATAATTCAGTAGTTCAGCTGCTAGACACTGGTAACCTTATTTTGTCTGTGCAGGATAGTAATATCAGGATTTGGCAGAGTTTCGACAATCCCACAGATTCATTTTTGTCAGGAACAAAGCTGACCTTTAATAAAAGTTTGCATGATACTAAAACAAACATTCAGTCATGGAAGAGTAATAATGATCCATCAAGTGGTCGCTTTCGCATTGCTAGTCTTCCACGGGATCTGACTGAATTCTTCATTGTTGATGGTGATAAACCCTATTGGCGTTCGGGTCCTTGGAATGGGTATAGATTTATTGGAATACCTTTCTCTGACTCTGAGGTCTCCTCTGGATTTAATGTTGATGATCATGATGGCACAGTGGACTTGTCATTTGAACTGGCGGATAAATCGTTTTGGGAAAGGTATGTTCTGACTTATGATGGGATTCTGTCAGGAAGGATTTGGAATGACAATAGCAGTTCTTGGGAAAGTGACTGGCAGTCTTTGGACACTGAGTGTGATGTTTACAGCAAATGTGGCAAATTTGCGATTTGtgattctttgaaagaaccgatTTGTGAATGTTTGAGAGGTTTTACACCGGAAAATGTTAAGGAATGGAGGAAAGGAAATTGGACTAATGGGTGTGTTCGGAGAACAGAGCTACAATGCCAAGTTCCAGGAAGCAAACAAGACAAGTTCTTGCATATGAAGCAGATTAAAGTACCAGATTATGCTCGCTGGATTCTAGCGAGTGCAGATGATTGTCAGGGAAATTGCATTGGGGATTGTTCATGTTTAGCTTATTCATATTATACTGGTGTTGGATGCATGTTATGGAATGCAAGCCTCATTGACCTACAACAGTACTCTGAGGACGGTGCTGATCTTTTCATTCGTTTGGCGAATTCAGAACTACCAG GTGAAAGTGGCAAAAAGAAAATAATTACAGCCGTCTGTGTGATTTTTGGTGCATTATTTGTATCTATAGCAGCGTTCTTCCTGTGGAAGCGAATGGCTCACAAAAATG GAAAGAGAGCTACACCACCGTCACTGTATGGTCAATTGGCAGCAAAGAGAGCTCCACCACCGCCTAAAGAGACCGAATGGCAAAACATTTTTGGCGCGGCAGGTTGTAGTAATGATTTTCAGGATTTGCCATTGTTTGAGTTCACAAAGCTTGCGGATGCAACAGACAACTTTTCGGAAATGAACAAGCTCGGCCAAGGGGGATTTGGCCCGGTGTATAAG GGAAAATGGGAAGATGGGCAAGATATTGCAGTTAAGAGGCTTTCAAGTGTGTCGGGACAAGGGCAACAGGAATTTATGAACGAAGTAATGGTGATCTCAAAACTTCAGCACAAAAACCTTGTAAGATTGCTAGGATGCTCTGTAGAAGGGGAAGAAAAACTACTGGTGTATGAGCTCGTGCCAAATAAAAGCTTGGATGCACTTCTCTTTG ATCCACAACAATGTAAACTGTTGGACTGGCAAAAGCGGTTTAACATCATCAAAGGAATTTGTCGAGGCTTACTTTATCTTCATAGAGATTCTAGATTAAGGATTATACACCGAGATTTAAAGCCAAGCAACATTTTACTTGATGAAGAGCTCAATCCAAAGATTTCCGACTTTGGGTTAGCAAGGATCTTTGGTAGCAAACAGGATCAAGCAAACACATTACGAGTTGTTGGAACCTA TGGTTATATGTCTCCAGAATACGCAATGGAAGGGCAATTTTCTGAGAAATCAGATGTATTCAGTCTCGGAGTATTGCTACTGGAAATTGTCAGTGGCAAACGGAACCACAAGTTAGCTCAGCAGTCTTTTAACCTCCTAACATAT GTTTGGTTATGTTCAGGCCTTAGAGGATGTTACTTTTGCTTTGGTTGGTCAATTTTGCCTCTTAGTTGGTCAATTTTGGGTTGCGTCGACTATGGTTCAGCTGTACCTATACCAGGTCTAGCAAACTGCAAACCGTACCTTAACCAGTCGTTACTTATATGGTGGATCAACACTTTTCCCTGA